From Myxococcales bacterium, a single genomic window includes:
- a CDS encoding sigma-54-dependent Fis family transcriptional regulator, with translation MSAHSLAHGRIVVVEDEELQRKAVGRALAAAGFSVELCADAEEAWAALSGPGELPDVLLTDVSMPGKTGLELLAEAHVRWPEVAIVLLTGQATVKAAVEAMRLGAYDYLVKPADPENTLIPSMRRAVAHRRLLERNRFLEGQLQASERVQGLVGESAGMRQVAGLISAAAPVDVTVLILGESGTGKELVARAIHRQGERSGRPFVDVNCAALAESLLDSELFGHVKGAFTGATSTRRGLFETASGGTLFLDEVGELAASTQARLLRVLQEGVIRPIGSSESKSVDVRIIAATNRDLTREVEAGNFRRDLFYRLNVLSVELPALRERPEDIPPLVQHFIQKHSLKLKRERPAVSPEVLDLLMGHSWPGNVRELENTIERALVLCTGELITPIVLPRELRPERHSRPSAPGPGGLPSLSDARDAFFRDYVSRALDKSGGNVAEAARLAGVDPSNFRRMLKRIEEGGGTNGS, from the coding sequence CGAAGAGCTCCAGCGCAAGGCGGTCGGCCGCGCGCTCGCCGCCGCGGGATTCAGCGTCGAGCTGTGCGCCGACGCCGAGGAGGCCTGGGCCGCCCTGTCTGGCCCCGGGGAGCTTCCGGACGTTTTGCTCACCGACGTCTCGATGCCTGGCAAGACCGGCCTCGAGCTTTTGGCCGAAGCTCATGTGCGCTGGCCCGAGGTCGCCATCGTCCTCCTCACCGGGCAAGCCACGGTGAAAGCGGCCGTCGAGGCCATGCGACTCGGCGCTTACGACTACCTGGTCAAGCCGGCGGATCCCGAGAACACCCTCATCCCGTCGATGCGTCGTGCGGTCGCGCACCGGCGGCTGCTCGAGCGCAACCGCTTCCTCGAGGGACAGCTCCAGGCCAGCGAACGCGTCCAGGGGTTGGTCGGCGAATCGGCCGGCATGCGACAGGTCGCCGGACTCATCTCCGCCGCGGCACCGGTCGACGTCACGGTATTGATCCTGGGGGAGAGCGGCACGGGCAAGGAGCTCGTGGCGCGCGCCATCCATCGCCAGGGGGAGCGCAGCGGTCGCCCCTTCGTGGACGTCAATTGTGCGGCGCTGGCCGAGTCGCTGCTGGACAGCGAGCTGTTCGGGCACGTGAAGGGGGCCTTCACCGGTGCGACGTCGACACGCCGCGGTCTGTTCGAGACCGCCTCGGGTGGAACCCTCTTCCTCGACGAAGTCGGCGAGCTGGCTGCGTCGACTCAGGCGCGCCTGCTGCGCGTGCTTCAGGAAGGAGTGATTCGGCCCATCGGCTCCAGCGAGTCGAAGTCAGTGGACGTTCGCATCATCGCCGCCACCAACCGCGACCTGACTCGAGAGGTCGAGGCCGGCAATTTCCGCCGGGATCTGTTCTATCGGCTCAACGTGCTCAGCGTCGAGCTACCGGCGTTGCGGGAGCGACCCGAGGACATCCCGCCTCTGGTGCAGCATTTCATCCAGAAACACTCGTTGAAGCTCAAGCGCGAGCGCCCCGCGGTGTCCCCGGAGGTGCTCGACCTGTTGATGGGTCACTCCTGGCCCGGCAACGTGCGTGAGCTGGAAAATACCATCGAGCGCGCGCTGGTCCTCTGCACGGGCGAGCTGATCACACCGATCGTGCTGCCGAGAGAGCTGCGGCCGGAGCGGCACTCGAGACCCTCGGCGCCCGGACCCGGCGGTTTACCCAGTCTGAGCGACGCTCGGGATGCGTTCTTTCGCGACTACGTTTCGCGGGCGCTCGACAAGAGCGGTGGCAACGTGGCGGAGGCTGCGCGCCTCGCTGGCGTCGACCCGTCGAATTTCCGACGCATGCTCAAGCGCATCGAAGAGGGCGGCGGCACGAACGGCAGCTGA